A genomic segment from Halomonas sp. GD1P12 encodes:
- the cydC gene encoding thiol reductant ABC exporter subunit CydC, whose product MKELICAFRPWIFLLTRRRRVFLIGAALMLTTVLAGLALLGLSGWFITACAFAGMALAAGLPSTLDIYVPGGGIRFFALLRTVARYVERLYNHNAVLTLLADLRFKVFGYLTHLDAASLSRRRAGDWLTRLTADIDTLDNFYLRLLMPPLVALLAIGLLSLFIALWLPGLAVIVGMSLGALWMVLTFGFAWSGFRQSHQQVRDQSALRNRVLDQIQASAELESYQTRRWHQMHIEALEAGAGANQRRLAAKAALGNALILLVTGVLLIGVLWFLSQAALVDDIASPVAIMLLLVVLGASELFTALPSAFIKLGASYASVRRLNQLTPKAVSDEQPCAIFPEGSPGVSVTLSDAGYTYPAMLAPALSGISLKVPAGARVAITGASGAGKSTLAHLILGRLVPSSGSMTVGGQAPCALLNDERASGFAFLSQQVDLFDATLADNLRLANESADDEALWQALERVALADWVRREPEGLQTPVGEKGRKLSGGQARRVALARLFLRNPGVVLLDEPFAGVDSDTARHLAASLDQWLVGRTAIYFVHQIDDVSLLPGLTYSRSLCHGQLDSASV is encoded by the coding sequence ATGAAAGAGCTGATCTGCGCTTTTCGCCCCTGGATCTTTCTGCTGACAAGGCGCCGGCGCGTTTTTTTGATCGGCGCGGCGCTGATGCTGACAACGGTTTTGGCAGGGCTTGCGCTGTTGGGACTTTCGGGCTGGTTCATCACCGCCTGCGCTTTCGCCGGTATGGCGCTGGCGGCGGGGCTGCCCTCGACGCTGGATATCTACGTTCCCGGGGGCGGTATCCGCTTTTTTGCCCTGCTTCGCACCGTCGCGCGCTATGTCGAGCGTTTATATAACCACAACGCAGTGTTGACGCTGCTGGCGGATCTGCGCTTCAAGGTATTTGGTTACCTGACCCATCTGGACGCCGCCTCCTTGAGCCGACGCCGCGCAGGCGATTGGCTGACCCGGCTCACCGCCGATATCGATACCCTCGATAACTTCTACCTGCGCCTGTTAATGCCGCCGCTGGTCGCGCTGCTGGCGATCGGTTTGCTGTCCCTTTTCATCGCGCTTTGGCTGCCGGGGCTTGCGGTGATCGTGGGGATGAGTCTTGGCGCGCTGTGGATGGTGCTTACGTTTGGCTTCGCCTGGTCTGGGTTTCGCCAGAGCCATCAGCAGGTGCGCGATCAGAGTGCGCTGCGTAACCGGGTGCTCGACCAGATCCAGGCCAGCGCCGAGCTTGAAAGCTACCAAACCAGGCGTTGGCACCAGATGCATATCGAAGCGCTGGAGGCCGGTGCCGGCGCCAATCAGCGTCGGCTGGCGGCGAAGGCGGCGTTGGGTAACGCGCTGATCCTGCTCGTTACGGGCGTGCTTTTAATCGGGGTGCTCTGGTTTTTAAGCCAAGCCGCGCTCGTCGATGATATCGCATCGCCGGTGGCGATCATGCTGCTGCTGGTCGTGCTCGGCGCCAGTGAACTCTTCACAGCGCTCCCGTCTGCGTTCATCAAGCTCGGGGCAAGTTACGCAAGCGTTCGGCGCCTCAACCAGCTAACGCCGAAGGCCGTTTCTGACGAGCAACCTTGCGCGATATTTCCAGAAGGTTCTCCTGGCGTCAGTGTGACGCTGAGTGATGCTGGCTATACCTATCCGGCCATGTTGGCGCCGGCGCTATCAGGGATTTCGCTGAAAGTGCCTGCCGGTGCGCGCGTGGCGATTACCGGCGCATCCGGGGCGGGCAAGTCGACGCTCGCTCATCTAATTCTCGGGAGACTAGTGCCGAGTAGCGGAAGTATGACGGTGGGGGGGCAGGCGCCTTGCGCGCTTTTAAATGATGAGCGCGCCAGCGGCTTCGCCTTTCTCTCCCAGCAGGTCGATCTTTTCGATGCCACCCTTGCCGATAATCTTCGCCTGGCCAACGAGTCCGCCGACGATGAAGCGCTTTGGCAGGCGCTCGAGCGCGTGGCGTTGGCTGATTGGGTGCGCCGCGAGCCCGAGGGACTTCAAACACCCGTGGGGGAGAAGGGGCGCAAGCTCTCCGGTGGCCAGGCCCGGCGCGTAGCGCTGGCACGTCTTTTTCTGCGAAATCCAGGCGTCGTGCTGCTGGATGAACCCTTCGCCGGCGTCGACAGTGACACCGCTCGCCACCTGGCGGCGTCGCTCGATCAGTGGCTCGTGGGTCGAACGGCGATCTACTTCGTTCACCAGATCGACGATGTATCGCTGCTTCCGGGGCTCACGTATAGTCGTTCCCTTTGCCACGGTCAGCTGGATTCGGCCAGCGTTTGA
- a CDS encoding adenosine deaminase, translating to MYEYLRQLPKTELHLHIEGSIEPELMFRLAKRNGIALDYASVEDVKAAYRFDNLQGFLNLYYQGMNVLRTREDFYDLAIDYFKRARDEGVVHIDMHFDPQAHLVRGVALDEVMEGLFRAKEEAEASLDLSIGMIMAFLRDRSQEEALEVFEQAAPYWTRLDAIGLDSAERDNPPVKFKALFERAAKEGLALVAHAGEEGPADYIRQALDELKITRVDHGVRCLDDSELVERLRSEQVVLTVCPLSNVCLKVIDELGEHPLPALIEEGLKVTISSDDPAYFGGGLLANHVACRDAFGWDESVFKALNRNALEEAFIAEPRRKALLQRLDSIGE from the coding sequence ATGTACGAGTACCTGCGCCAACTGCCCAAGACCGAACTTCACCTGCATATCGAAGGGTCGATCGAGCCGGAGTTGATGTTTCGCTTGGCCAAACGCAACGGTATCGCGCTCGATTACGCGAGCGTCGAGGACGTCAAGGCAGCGTACCGATTCGATAACCTGCAGGGATTTCTGAATCTCTACTACCAGGGCATGAACGTACTGCGCACCCGTGAGGATTTTTATGATCTCGCGATCGACTATTTCAAGCGCGCAAGAGATGAAGGCGTGGTGCATATCGACATGCACTTCGACCCGCAGGCGCACCTGGTTCGCGGCGTGGCGCTGGACGAGGTAATGGAGGGGCTCTTTCGGGCGAAAGAGGAGGCCGAGGCGTCGTTGGATTTGTCAATCGGCATGATCATGGCATTTTTACGCGACCGCTCTCAAGAAGAAGCACTCGAGGTGTTCGAGCAGGCCGCTCCCTACTGGACACGGCTCGACGCAATTGGCCTGGATAGCGCTGAGCGCGACAATCCGCCGGTCAAGTTCAAGGCATTGTTCGAGCGCGCCGCTAAAGAAGGGCTGGCGCTGGTCGCCCACGCCGGCGAAGAGGGGCCGGCGGACTACATCCGCCAGGCGCTCGATGAGCTCAAGATAACGCGGGTGGATCACGGTGTCCGCTGCCTGGACGATAGCGAGCTGGTCGAGCGTCTTCGAAGCGAACAAGTCGTGCTGACCGTTTGCCCTCTTTCGAACGTTTGCCTGAAAGTGATCGACGAGCTTGGCGAGCATCCGCTTCCTGCGCTCATCGAAGAGGGGCTGAAAGTCACCATCAGTTCCGATGACCCGGCCTATTTCGGCGGTGGGTTGCTGGCCAATCATGTTGCTTGTCGTGATGCCTTCGGCTGGGACGAGTCCGTGTTCAAGGCGCTCAATCGCAACGCGCTGGAAGAAGCCTTCATTGCCGAGCCGCGCCGTAAAGCGTTGCTCCAGCGCCTCGATTCCATAGGCGAGTGA